The genomic stretch GCGGGGGCGGCTTTGGTGGATTCGGCGGGGGCAGTTTCGGGGGAGGCGGAGCATCAGGCTCTTGGTGAGGTGGAGTACGGTGAAAGGGGTCTCCGATGAATGAAGACGTTGACCGACTCGTGGAAAAGATCAAGTCTGCCTTCGGCGCAGACCTTCGCTCGGTGGTGCTCTATGGTTCGGCAGCGGCCGGGGATTTCCACCCGCAGCATTCGGATTTGAACGTACTCTGCGTGCTGCATCGGCTTGGTGTGGGGCAGCTTGAGAGGGGCAACGAAGTGGCGCGCTGGTGGATCAAGAAAGGCCATCCGGCACCGCTGCTGCTGACGGAGGAAGAGATTCGCAGCTCCGCCGATGTGTTTCCGATCGAATTCTACGACATCAAGATGCAGCACAAGCTCCTCCATGGCGATGACCTTTTTGCAACCATGGTGGTTCCGATGGAGCGCCACCGCATCCAGCTCGAGCATGAGTTGCGCAGCAAATTGCTTCGCCTCCGCGAGCAATACATGGCCAGCCATCACAGCCAGCGCGCATTGCAGCAGCTCCTGCTGGCCTCCGTTTCTACCTTTGGGGCGCTTTTTCGGCATGTGCTGGTCGTAGTTGGCCAGCCAGCGCCAGCAAAGAAGCGGGAAGTTTTCGACGCCCTCGCCGCCGCGTTTGGCCTCGATGCCTCTCCCTTTCTTGCCCTGCTGGATATTCGCCAGACCGGGCGCAGCTTTCCTCTGGCAGAGGGAAGGGCGCTTTTCGAAAATTACCTGGCTCAGGTTGAACGGGTCATCGAGGAGCTGGACCGCCGTGCTTGATGCCTGTGCCTATGGAAACTCGAAACTCGAAATTCGACACCCGTTTTTCGGTTTTCGAATTTCGATTTTCGAGGGCCGGGGGCTTTTGCCCCGAGGCTATGATAGATTATTTCGAGTTTGAGGAGGTCAGGGGATGAAAACAGCCGTCATTGTGTTCGTGATTCTGGCGATTGTCGCGGTTGCCTTCGCCAACGTGTATATTGGTCGGCGCAACGAGATGGTTCGCCTGAATACGGCCGTTCAGGCGCAGTGGTCGGACGTGGACGTGGTGCTTCAGCGGCGATCCGATCTGATACCCAACCTAGTCGAGACAGTGAAGGGATATGCCAAGCATGAAGTGACCGTCTTTGAAGCCATTGCCAATGCCCGGGCCGCTCTCTACGCTGCCCGAACGCCCGCTGACCGGATCGCAGCCAACTCCCAGCTCGATGGCGCGCTGGGCAGGCTCCTGGTCATCGTCGAAAACTATCCCAACCTCAAAGCAAACGAGAATTTCCTTCGCTTGCAGGACGAACTAGCCGGAACCGAAAACCGGATCGCCGTCGAGCGGCGCAAGTACAACGAGACGCTGCAAGCGTATAACACTTTTGTTCAACTGTTTCCGAACAACATCTTCGCCGGTTGGGCCGGCTTTCGACCTAATGACGCCTACTTTCAGGCGAGTGAAGGCTCCCGGGAGGCGCCTAAAGTCAACTTTCTGCCTGTCCCCGCCCCTGCGCCCGGCCGATAGGCGCAACTTTTTGATGGCATAAGGGTTTAACGAGGTGTGGGAGTGATGGCGCCGACTGACGTCCAGCTTATGCTTGGCGTCAAGGAGGGCGATGAGACAGCCTTTGAGCTGCTCCTGGCCCGCTACCGCTCGCCGGTCATTAACTTCCTCTATCGCATGCTCCAAAATAGGGCGATAGCCGAGGAACTGGCGCAGGAGGTTTTCTTCCGTGTTTATCGCGCGCGGAAGGATTACAAGCCCACTGCCAAGTTTACGACATGGATGTTTCGCATTGCCAGCAACCTGGCGCTCAATGCCATCCGGGATGGTCGGGCGGCCAAGGCGCTTGAGGTAGCCGCCGATGAAACGGACGAACAAAGCGACCTCCCGGTCACGCAGGTTGCCGACTGCCGGCCGACGGTGGAGCAGGATATGATGGAGCGGGACCGGGCCCGGGCCATTCGCCAGGCCGTCGGGGCGCTGCCGGAGAAGCAACGGACAGCCGTTTTCCTCCACAAGTATCAGGACATGGAATACACCGAGATTGCCAAGATTATTGGCTGTTCGGAATCGGCCCTGAAATCGCTTCTCTTTCGGGCCTATGAAACCCTACGGGAACGATTGAAGCCCCTCGTCGAACCCCCCTGCGGGAGGGACGAGGCCGGGTTCCCAGTGCATCCGGACAAAGCGGGGGGTGCAAGATGAATTGCGCGGACCTGGAAAATCGAATGATTGGCTTTCTCGACGGCCGGCTGAGCGCCACCGAGCGAGAAGAACTCGAGCGACACTTTGCCGCCTGCGCCCCATGCCGTTCGCGAGCCGAAGAGTTTGAGCGGCTCTGGGATGCTCTCGACGAGATGCCGGCCATCGAAGCTTCCCCTGCCTTTGGCCTGCGTTTGCGGGAGCGCCTGCAAGCTGCGCCTGTTACGGTGAGTTCGCTTTGGGGTTGGCTGGTGCCGCAGTTCCGGATGGTTTTCGCCACCGGCGCCCTGCTGGCCTTGGCCTTAGTGCTCGTGCGCATGCCAGAACCGAACAGTCCAATGCGGGCGACGCCGACCGGCGGGGGGCTCGCCCCGGTGCAAATGCAAGCCGGCGAGTTGACGAACCCCGATGAGCAATTGAAACTCCTTGTGAACTTGCCGGTGCTGGAGGATTACGAAATGCTGGATAGCTTCGAGGCTCTCTCGGAGTTGCCGGCGCAAAAGCAGTCCAGCAAGGAGATGTAGGGAAACCTTATGA from Candidatus Acidiferrales bacterium encodes the following:
- a CDS encoding RNA polymerase sigma factor; translation: MAPTDVQLMLGVKEGDETAFELLLARYRSPVINFLYRMLQNRAIAEELAQEVFFRVYRARKDYKPTAKFTTWMFRIASNLALNAIRDGRAAKALEVAADETDEQSDLPVTQVADCRPTVEQDMMERDRARAIRQAVGALPEKQRTAVFLHKYQDMEYTEIAKIIGCSESALKSLLFRAYETLRERLKPLVEPPCGRDEAGFPVHPDKAGGAR
- a CDS encoding zf-HC2 domain-containing protein; protein product: MNCADLENRMIGFLDGRLSATEREELERHFAACAPCRSRAEEFERLWDALDEMPAIEASPAFGLRLRERLQAAPVTVSSLWGWLVPQFRMVFATGALLALALVLVRMPEPNSPMRATPTGGGLAPVQMQAGELTNPDEQLKLLVNLPVLEDYEMLDSFEALSELPAQKQSSKEM
- a CDS encoding LemA family protein — protein: MKTAVIVFVILAIVAVAFANVYIGRRNEMVRLNTAVQAQWSDVDVVLQRRSDLIPNLVETVKGYAKHEVTVFEAIANARAALYAARTPADRIAANSQLDGALGRLLVIVENYPNLKANENFLRLQDELAGTENRIAVERRKYNETLQAYNTFVQLFPNNIFAGWAGFRPNDAYFQASEGSREAPKVNFLPVPAPAPGR
- a CDS encoding nucleotidyltransferase domain-containing protein is translated as MNEDVDRLVEKIKSAFGADLRSVVLYGSAAAGDFHPQHSDLNVLCVLHRLGVGQLERGNEVARWWIKKGHPAPLLLTEEEIRSSADVFPIEFYDIKMQHKLLHGDDLFATMVVPMERHRIQLEHELRSKLLRLREQYMASHHSQRALQQLLLASVSTFGALFRHVLVVVGQPAPAKKREVFDALAAAFGLDASPFLALLDIRQTGRSFPLAEGRALFENYLAQVERVIEELDRRA